One stretch of Nicotiana tabacum cultivar K326 chromosome 18, ASM71507v2, whole genome shotgun sequence DNA includes these proteins:
- the LOC107784577 gene encoding protein argonaute 7-like has translation MEETEESNNRSKKCNSKPTSVNGCANNNNNNPHPHSNSNNNRYIAFGFRSNQNQYQTYPALLPLPPAIPMQVAVAPPFPQNHNFTSTTLLQNQPFLATPSDSKLRYFTASKVVQRQNDVSKQKDLLRVKNATTPESFVVARRPDSGGVEGQVISLLANHFLVKFDPLHKIFHYDVEISPHPSKEVARLIKQKLVEEHSAVLSGALPVFDGGRTIYSPIEFQNNKIECYISLPIPSSGNKLQIEGQQIKLFRVNIKLISKFDGKELSSYLNREGDGWSPLPQEYLHALEVVLRESPTDKCITAGRSFYSSCMGGEKDIGGGAVALRGFFQSLRPTQQGLALNVDFSVTAFHESIGVIPYLEKRLDFLRGISQRKTRGLTNEEKKEVEKALKNIRVFVCHRETVQRYRICSLTEEVTENLCFQDRDGKILRIVNYFKDHYNYDIQYRNLPCLQISRSKPCYLPMELCMICEGQKFLGKLSDDQTARILKMGCQRPRERKAIIDGIVTGSVGPTSGNHARDFKLQISREMTPLYGRILQPPKLKLGDRGLVRDLIPSRHDRQWNLLDSHVFEGTRVERWALMSFGGTSDQKSNIPKFINQLCQRCEQLGIFLNKNTVLNPQFEPMHLLNNVKHLETKLKKLHGASFSNLQLVICVMEKKHKGYADLKRIAETNIGVVTQCCLYPNLGKHSSQFLANLALKINAKVGGCTVALYSSLPSQIPRLFKHDGPVIFMGADVTHPHPLDDSSPSVAAVVGNVNWPAANKYVSRMRSQTHRQEIIQDLSTMIGEILDDFYEELLKLPERIIFFRDGVSETQFLKVLKEELQAIRVACSRFPGYKPPITFVVVQKRHHTRLFPCELDPSSTRNQFFNENIAPGTVVDSVITHPREFDFYLCSHWGVKGTSRPIHYHVLWDENQFTSDELQKLVYNLCYTFVRCTKPISLVPPAYYAHLAAYRGRLYLERSDSATLTRSSNITRPAPPKTTPLPKLTENIKKLMFYC, from the exons ATGGAAGAAACTGAAGAGTCAAATAATAGAAGCAAGAAATGCAACTCTAAACCAACAAGTGTGAATGGGTgtgctaataataataataataatcctcATCCtcatagtaatagtaataataatcgGTATATTGCTTTTGGTTTTCGTAGTAATCAGAATCAATACCAAACATACCCAGCTCTACTTCCTCTGCCTCCTGCAATACCTATGCAAGTGGCTGTTGCTCCACCTTTCCCTCAAAATCACAACTTTACATCAACAACCCTTTTGCAGAATCAGCCATTTCTTGCCACCCCTTCTGATTCCAAACTACGATACTTTACAG CCTCAAAGGTGGTGCAAAGGCAAAATGATGTGTCCAAACAGAAGGATTTATTGAGGGTCAAGAATGCTACCACTCCAGAATCTTTTGTGGTGGCAAGAAGACCTGATTCTGGTGGTGTAGAAGGACAAGTAATCTCTCTTCTTGCTAATCATTTCCTTGTCAAATTTGATCCTTTACACAAGATTTTCCACTATGATGTTGAAATTTCACCTCATCCATCTAAGGAAGTTGCTAGGCTAATCAAACAAAAACTTGTAGAGGAACATTCTGCTGTGTTATCAGGGGCTCTTCCTGTTTTTGATGGTGGAAGAACTATATATAGCCctattgaatttcaaaataataaGATTGAATGTTACATTAGCCTACCAATTCCTAGTAGTGGCAACAAGTTGCAGATAGAGGGACAGCAGATTAAGCTTTTCCGCGTTAACATTAAACTAATATCTAAATTTGATGGGAAAGAACTAAGTAGCTACTTGAATAGAGAAGGGGATGGTTGGAGTCCACTTCCTCAGGAATATCTTCATGCATTAGAAGTTGTGTTGCGCGAAAGTCCGACGGACAAGTGTATAACAGCGGGGAGATCCTTTTACTCGAGTTGTATGGGAGGAGAAAAAGATATTGGTGGCGGAGCGGTGGCCCTAAGGGGGTTCTTTCAGAGTCTTAGACCAACTCAACAAGGGCTTGCTCTCAATGTTGATTTCTCAGTGACTGCTTTCCATGAGAGTATTGGAGTGATCCCTTACTTGGAAAAGCGCCTCGACTTTCTTCGCGGCATTTCTCAGAGGAAAACGAGAGGCTTGACGAATGAAGAGAAGAAAGAGGTAGAGAAGGCATTAAAGAATATAAGGGTGTTTGTTTGTCACAGAGAGACGGTTCAGAGATATCGTATTTGCAGCTTAACTGAGGAAGTCACTGAGAACCTCTGCTTTCAGGATAGGGACGGAAAAATTCTAAGAATAGTAAACTACTTCAAGGATCATTATAACTATGACATACAATATAGGAACTTGCCGTGCTTGCAGATTAGCAGAagtaaaccttgttatcttcctATGGAACTTTGTATGATTTGTGAAGGACAAAAGTTTCTTGGGAAGCTTTCTGATGATCAGACTGCAAGAATACTCAAAATGGGATGTCAAAGGCCAAGGGAAAGAAAGGCGATTATAGATGGAATCGTGACAGGATCGGTTGGACCAACAAG TGGAAATCACGCTAGGGACTTCAAACTCCAAATCTCAAGAGAAATGACTCCATTGTATGGGAGAATTCTTCAGCCTCCTAAGCTTAAACTAGGGGACCGCGGTCTGGTTAGAGATCTTATTCCTTCCCGTCATGATAGACAGTGGAATCTTTTGGACAGCCATGTATTCGAAGGTACTCGAGTTGAGAGATGGGCGCTAATGAGTTTTGGTGGGACCTCTGATCAGAAGTCCAACATACCAAAATTCATAAACCAGTTATGTCAAAGGTGTGAGCAATTGGGAATTTTCCTTAACAAGAATACAGTACTTAACCCCCAGTTTGAACCCATGCATTTGCTCAACAATGTAAAACACCTAGAAACCAAACTCAAGAAGCTGCATGGAGCTTCATTTAGCAATCTCCAACTTGTTATTTGCGTGATGGAGAAAAAACACAAAGGATACGCCGACTTGAAAAGAATCGCCGAGACAAACATCGGGGTTGTAACCCAATGTTGTTTGTACCCAAACCTTGGCAAACATAGCTCACAGTTTTTGGCAAATTTGGCTCTCAAGATCAATGCCAAAGTTGGGGGATGCACAGTTGCATTGTACAGTTCATTGCCTTCTCAAATACCACGGCTCTTCAAGCACGATGGTCCGGTTATTTTTATGGGTGCGGACGTGACTCATCCACACCCACTTGATGATTCTAGCCCCTCGGTTGCTGCTGTAGTTGGTAATGTGAATTGGCCAGCAGCCAACAAGTATGTCTCCAGAATGAGGTCCCAAACACATAGGCAGGAGATCATTCAAGATCTCAGCACAATGATCGGGGAaattcttgatgatttctacgaGGAGCTTCTAAAACTCCCCGAGCGAATAATCTTCTTCAGGGATGGAGTAAGTGAAACTCAGTTCTTGAAAGTACTTAAAGAGGAGCTACAGGCTATTCGTGTAGCATGTTCGAGATTTCCAGGTTACAAACCTCCCATTACTTTCGTGGTCGTTCAAAAGAGGCATCATACTCGGCTATTTCCATGTGAACTTGATCCGTCGTCAACTAGAAACCAGTTCTTTAATGAAAACATCGCACCAGGTACAGTTGTAGATAGTGTGATCACACATCCAAGAGAATTTGACTTCTATCTGTGCAGTCATTGGGGTGTAAAAGGAACAAGCAGGCCAATTCATTACCATGTTTTATGGGATGAAAACCAGTTCACTTCTGATGAACTACAAAAGTTGGTTTACAACCTTTGCTACACATTTGTGAGATGCACCAAGCCTATTTCACTGGTGCCTCCAGCTTACTATGCCCATCTTGCTGCATACAGAGGCAGACTGTATCTCGAGCGTTCGGACTCGGCTACTCTAACAAGAAGTTCTAACATCACTCGACCTGCACCACCAAAGACAACTCCTTTACCTAAACTCACTGAGAACATTAAAAAGCTTATGTTTTACTGCTGA